The following coding sequences lie in one Anoplolepis gracilipes chromosome 4, ASM4749672v1, whole genome shotgun sequence genomic window:
- the LOC140665108 gene encoding rho GDP-dissociation inhibitor 1-like, with protein MSDPTGDHVEVLDEELESDYKPPPEKSIEQILEADKEDESLRKYKETLLGEAKAGGIIVDPNDPRKVIVKKLALCVADRPDMELDLSGDLAQLKKQTFVIKEGVSYRIRIDFIVQREIVHGLKYIQKTYRLGVPVDKMTHMVGSYPPKTELQSYTTPPEDAPSGVVARGSYSVSSLFTDDDKHEHLKWEWAFEIKKDWKE; from the exons ATGTCTGATCCTACGGGTGATCATGTAGAAGTGTTGGACGAGGAATTGGAGTCCGATTATAAGCCTCCGCCGGAGAAGAGTATCGAACAGATTTTGGAAGCGGACAAAGAGGATGAAAGTTTACGCAAGTATAAGGAAACGCTTCTGGGAGAAGCAAAGGCTGGTGGTATTATAGTGg ATCCCAATGATCCTAGAAAggtaatagtaaaaaaattggcacTATGTGTTGCTGATCGGCCGGATATGGAGCTAGACTTGAGTGGTGATTTAGCACAATTGAAAAAACAGACATTTGTCATCAAGGAGGGTGTGAGCTACAGAATCAGAATCGATTTTATTGTACAGCGAGAGATTGTGCATggattgaaatatattcagaAAACATATCGTCTTGGTGTGCCTG TTGACAAGATGACACATATGGTAGGCTCATATCCCCCTAAAACGGAGCTTCAATCTTATACCACTCCACCTGAGGATGCGCCATCCGGTGTCGTAGCACGAGGATCTTACAGTGTCAGTTCTCTCTTCACAGACGATGACAAGCACGAACATCTGAAGTGGGAATGGGCGTTCGAAATCAAGAAGGATTGGAAAGAATAA